A single genomic interval of Cucumis sativus cultivar 9930 chromosome 5, Cucumber_9930_V3, whole genome shotgun sequence harbors:
- the LOC105435444 gene encoding 14 kDa proline-rich protein DC2.15, which translates to MASKATASLAFLLSLNLLFFTFVSACDNCYVPAPPKPKPCPPTKPNPPSNYGKCPKDALKIGVCAKLLGGLVDLTIGKPPVTPCCTLVQGLADLEAAVCLCTAIKASVLGKTIKIPLHLSLLLNVCNKNLPNGFQC; encoded by the coding sequence ATGGCTTCCAAAGCTACAGCCTCACTTGCTTTCCTCCTCTCTCTCAATCTCCTATTCTTCACCTTTGTCTCAGCATGTGACAATTGCTATGTCCCTGCCCCACCCAAGCCCAAGCCATGCCCTCCTACTAAACCAAACCCTCCATCTAACTATGGAAAGTGTCCTAAGGATGCCCTTAAAATCGGCGTCTGCGCCAAGCTTCTCGGCGGCCTTGTTGACCTCACCATCGGCAAGCCCCCAGTGACCCCATGCTGCACCTTGGTTCAAGGTCTTGCTGATCTTGAAGCTGCTGTCTGCCTTTGCACTGCCATTAAGGCCAGCGTTTTGGGGAAAACGATTAAAATCCCACTCCACCTCAGCTTGCTCCTTAATGTCTGCAACAAGAATCTTCCCAATGGATTCCAATGCtga
- the LOC101207453 gene encoding pEARLI1-like lipid transfer protein 1: protein MASKATVSLAFLLALNLVFSSFVYAEADKKCPINALQLGVCAKLLGGVVDVEIGKTSCCPLISGLVDLDAAVCLCTAVKAKVLGLNLNIPVDLSLILNGCNKKLVEGFTC, encoded by the coding sequence ATGGCTTCCAAAGCTACCGTCTCTCTAGCATTTCTCCTTGCTCTCAATCTTGTTTTCTCCTCCTTCGTTTACGCTGAGGCTGACAAGAAGTGCCCAATAAACGCTCTTCAGCTCGGTGTTTGTGCAAAATTGCTCGGGGGTGTTGTCGATGTCGAGATCGGCAAGACTTCTTGCTGCCCTTTGATCAGTGGCCTAGTTGATCTTGATGCTGCTGTGTGCCTTTGCACTGCTGTTAAAGCCAAAGTGTTGGGACTGAATCTCAACATTCCCGTCGACCTCTCCTTGATTCTCAATGGCTGCAATAAGAAACTTGTTGAGGGCTTCACATGCTAA
- the LOC101206964 gene encoding 14 kDa proline-rich protein DC2.15 — protein MASKAAASLAFLLSLNLLFFTLVSACDTCYVPAPPKPKPCPPTKPNPPSNYGKCPKDTLKIGVCAKLLGGLVDLTIGKPPVTPCCTLVQGLADLEAAVCLCTAIKASVLGNKIKIPLHLSLLLNVCNKNLPNGFQC, from the coding sequence ATGGCTTCCAAAGCTGCAGCCTCGCTTGCTTTCCTCCTCTCTCTCAATCTCCTATTCTTCACCTTAGTATCAGCATGTGACACTTGCTATGTCCCTGCCCCACCCAAGCCCAAGCCATGCCCTCCTACTAAACCAAACCCTCCATCTAACTATGGAAAGTGTCCCAAGGACACCCTTAAAATCGGCGTCTGTGCCAAGCTTCTTGGTGGCCTCGTCGACCTTACCATCGGCAAGCCCCCAGTGACCCCATGTTGCACCTTGGTTCAAGGACTTGCTGATCTTGAAGCCGCGGTCTGCCTTTGCACTGCCATTAAGGCTAGCGTTTTAGGGAACAAGATTAAAATCCCACTCCACCTCAGCTTGCTCCTTAACGTTTGCAACAAGAATCTTCCCAATGGATTCCAGTGCtga
- the LOC101206483 gene encoding 14 kDa proline-rich protein DC2.15, translating into MASKATTSLAFLLSLNLLFFTLVSACNNCYIPDPPKPKPCPPTKPTPKPSPSSGYGKCPRDTLKLGVCAKLLGGLLDITIGKPPVTPCCSLIEGLADLEAAVCLCTAIKADILGINLNVPLSLSLLLNVCQKNVPKGFQC; encoded by the coding sequence ATGGCGTCTAAAGCGACAACCTCTCTTgctttccttctttctctcaatCTCCTTTTCTTCACTCTTGTCTCAGCTTGTAACAATTGCTATATCCCTGACCCACCCAAACCCAAGCCATGCCCTCCAACCAAGCCAACCCCAAAGCCAAGCCCTTCATCTGGCTATGGAAAATGCCCTAGGGACACCCTTAAACTCGGTGTCTGCGCCAAACTGCTCGGTGGCCTTCTCGACATTACGATTGGCAAGCCCCCAGTGACCCCTTGCTGTAGTTTGATCGAAGGTCTTGCTGATCTTGAAGCTGCTGTTTGCCTTTGCACTGCCATTAAGGCTGACATTTTGGGTATCAACCTTAATGTTCCTCTCTCCCTTAGCTTGCTCCTTAATGTTTGCCAAAAGAATGTTCCTAAGGGATTCCAGTGTTGA
- the LOC101207206 gene encoding 14 kDa proline-rich protein DC2.15, whose amino-acid sequence MASKATASLAFLLSLNLLFFTLVSSCDNCYVPAPPKPEPYPPSDYGKCPKDALKIGVCAKLLGGLVDLTIGKPPVTPCCTLVEGLADLEAAVCLCTAIKASVLGKMIKIPLHLSLLLNVCNKNLPNGFQC is encoded by the coding sequence aTGGCTTCCAAAGCTACAGCCTCTCTTGccttccttctttctctcaatCTCCTTTTCTTCACCCTTGTCTCATCATGTGACAATTGCTATGTGCCTGCCCCACCAAAGCCCGAGCCATACCCTCCATCTGATTATGGAAAGTGCCCTAAGGATGCCCTTAAAATCGGTGTTTGCGCCAAGCTTCTTGGCGGCCTTGTCGACCTTACCATCGGTAAGCCACCGGTGACCCCATGCTGCACTTTGGTTGAAGGGCTCGCTGATCTTGAAGCTGCTGTCTGTCTTTGCACTGCCATCAAGGCTAGCGTTTTGgggaaaatgattaaaatccCACTCCACCTCAGCTTGCTCCTTAACGTTTGCAACAAGAATCTTCCCAATGGATTCCAATGCTGA
- the LOC101206726 gene encoding LOW QUALITY PROTEIN: 14 kDa proline-rich protein DC2.15 (The sequence of the model RefSeq protein was modified relative to this genomic sequence to represent the inferred CDS: inserted 2 bases in 2 codons), with translation MASKASASLAFLLSLNLLFFTFVSACDNCYVPAPPKPKPCPPTKPNPPSNYGKCPKDTLKIGVCAKLLXGLVDLTIGKXPVTPCCTLVQGLADLEAAVCLCTAIKASVLGNKIKIPLHLSLLLNVCNKNLPNGFQC, from the exons ATGGCTTCCAAAGCTTCAGCCTCACTTGCTTTCCTCCTCTCTCTCAATCTCCTATTCTTCACCTTTGTCTCAGCATGTGACAATTGCTATGTCCCTGCCCCACCCAAGCCCAAGCCATGCCCTCCTACTAAACCAAACCCTCCATCTAACTATGGAAAGTGTCCCAAGGACACCCTTAAAATCGGCGTCTGTGCCAAGCTTC GTGGCCTCGTCGACCTTACCATCGGCA CCCCAGTGACCCCATGTTGCACGTTGGTTCAAGGACTTGCTGATCTTGAAGCCGCTGTCTGCCTTTGCACTGCCATTAAGGCTAGCGTTTTGGGAAACAAGATTAAAATCCCACTCCACCTCAGCTTGCTCCTTAACGTTTGCAACAAGAACCTTCCCAATGGATTCCAATgctaa